The Macellibacteroides fermentans genome contains the following window.
CGCAGACCGCTTTTCTCTCTTGAAGTCAGATCGGTAATCTCCTCCTTGGGTACATCCCCGGAATAATGGCCCAATCTCGGTTCCACAAACCGTTTGGTAACCCAGGTACCGGTCACAGCAATCACGATGGTAGACACAGCCATAAAATAGTAATTGGCCGTGGGCATTACATAATAATCAGGATCCAGGATACGGGCCGCTTCGGTGGATAATCCCGCTAATAGCGGATCGATAGTGCCAATAATCAGGTTGGCACTGAATCCACCGCTAACACCGGCAAAAGCTGCAGACATACCGGCGATGGGATGTCTGCCCAACGAATGAAAAATCACACCAGCCAAAGGAATTATCAGGATATATCCTAAGTCGGAAGCCACATTTGAAAGAATTCCGGTTAGCACCACCATAAATGTAATCGAACTTTTGGGAGCCTTAATCAGCAATGCATTGATAGCCGCCCGGATCAGGCCGCTACTTTCGGCCACTCCGATTCCCAACATGGCAACCATTACAATACCCAACGGAGCAAATCCTGTATAGTTATCAACCATATCCAGCAATATGCGATGAAGCCCCTCCTTTGAAAGAAGATTAACCACCTCAACCAACTCACCGGTAGCCGGATGGATACCATTCCAACCCAACCAATGTCCCACACCCGAAAACACCAACGTAAATCCAGCAAACAACCCGAACAATGCCGCAGGATGAGGTAACGCATTTCCAACCCTCTCCACCATATGCATCAGGTTAAGGTTATAAATTTTTTTGTCAAAAAATTTCATCATTCTATTCATATATTTTGGAAGCAGATTATTCAAAAAAGACAGGATCCGTAACAAACCGGATACATTATGTAACAAATCACGCCCCTTCTGAACAAATATACAATAAAACCCTTAAACTTCAAACATACAAGCAGATAACAACTTTACCAGATTGCGATAGCTGATTTTGGATTATCCTTTTGTGATTAAGAATTACACACTTAAGAATTCAGGAAAATCATTTGATATCCTATACCCCTGATCGGTTCTATTTTGATGACAGCTATTTGTTTCAAATGTGTTCGTAAATGTCGAATCGCATTAGCTACAGCATCGCGATCCGTTTTAGATAATCCATTTTTTATCGATCGGGACAATACGTCTATGCATATATTTTCATAAGTCAATTTCTGTTGTTCAACTTGAATGAAAGAACAAAATAGTCTTAATGAATTCTCTGTCAAACGGATATTCGTGTCATTTTTATAGCATAAATCACCATGTTCTTCATTAAAAAACAAATCTTTTGATAATTCCACCCACTTGATTCTTTTATCC
Protein-coding sequences here:
- a CDS encoding AbgT family transporter, producing the protein MMKFFDKKIYNLNLMHMVERVGNALPHPAALFGLFAGFTLVFSGVGHWLGWNGIHPATGELVEVVNLLSKEGLHRILLDMVDNYTGFAPLGIVMVAMLGIGVAESSGLIRAAINALLIKAPKSSITFMVVLTGILSNVASDLGYILIIPLAGVIFHSLGRHPIAGMSAAFAGVSGGFSANLIIGTIDPLLAGLSTEAARILDPDYYVMPTANYYFMAVSTIVIAVTGTWVTKRFVEPRLGHYSGDVPKEEITDLTSREKSGLRWAGITLALFMGVVVWGLVPDHGFLRGADNQVLHSPVLKGFISFLFILTAACGIVYGYVAGTFKKHEDVIAGMNHSFKGLVSFLVLVFFAAQFVAWFKWSNLGLLIALKGAAWLQAVDMGIIPLVVLFVILSGFINMFMGSASAKWAIMGPVFIPIFMLLGYSPELSQAVFRIGDSVTNIISPMMSFFALIIVYYQKYEPKAGIGTLMATMLPYSFAFFLVWSALMIVWIWLALPLGPEAGLFYTTGQ